A region from the Coffea eugenioides isolate CCC68of chromosome 9, Ceug_1.0, whole genome shotgun sequence genome encodes:
- the LOC113782225 gene encoding zinc finger BED domain-containing protein RICESLEEPER 2-like yields the protein MVITGHWIDTQWRLQKRVLNSVHVPPPRLGIAIADAIYKCMLDWGIETKIYTVSVDNASNNDIALRCLKDTFSRNKCLLAKEKLFHVRYCAHILNLMVQDGLSEIQEIIHDIRASVEFVNKIEGRRLIFGEIVHQLRLPERVLIYDCKTRWNSTYEMLACALKFNEVFPRFKDREPSYTFCPSTEDWEKVKNMCSILGVFWNATHIISGSDYPTANLYLNEVCRIKTLLDSRANDEDSFIQAMVWKIKMKMKFDKYWGECNLMMSIAAILDPRLKIRVINYCFPLIYPLHEVQANINKVRQALYDLYAEYVEVHVSSSRDSGQAVK from the coding sequence ATGGTTATAACTGGACATTGGATTGACACCCAGTGGAGATTACAAAAACGGGTCCTCAACTCTGTGCATGTTCCCCCTCCACGTCTGGGCATTGCCATTGCAGATGCTATTTACAAATGCATGTTGGATTGGGGCATTGAGACCAAAATTTATACAGTGTCAGTTGATAACGCGTCAAATAATGACATCGCACTACGATGTTTGAAGGACACATTCTCGAGAAACAAGTGCTTGTTGGCCAAAGAAAAGTTATTCCATGTGAGATATTGTGCTCACATACTTAACCTAATGGTTCAAGATGGCCTTAGTGAAATTCAAGAAATAATTCATGACATAAGGGCAAGTGTAGAGTTTGTAAACAAAATTGAAGGGCGGCGATTGATCTTTGGTGAAATTGTACATCAGCTACGATTGCCTGAAAGAGTGCTGATTTATGACTGCAAAACAAGGTGGAATTCGACCTATGAGATGCTAGCTTGCGCTCTCAAGTTCAATGAGGTGTTCCCGAGATTCAAAGACAGAGAGCCAAGCTATACTTTTTGTCCTTCCACAGAAGATTGGGAAAAGGTAAAAAATATGTGCAGTATTTTAGGAGTTTTTTGGAATGCGACTCATATAATATCTGGGAGTGATTATCCGACAGCTAATTTATATTTAAATGAAGTTTGTCGGATAAAAACGCTTCTAGATAGCAGAGCAAACGATGAAGACAGCTTTATTCAAGCAATGGTCTGGAAGATAAAGATGAAGATGAAATTTGACAAGTATTGGGGTGAGTGTAACCTGATGATGTCTATAGCAGCCATCTTGGATCCCAGGCTCAAGATACGAGTTATCAACTACTGTTTTCCATTGATATATCCTCTGCATGAAGTGCAAGCGAATATAAACAAAGTTCGACAAGCATTGTATGATCTATATGCCGAGTATGTGGAGGTGCATGTTTCAAGTTCAAGAGATTCTGGACAAGCTGTCAAATAG